In Silvanigrella paludirubra, the genomic stretch GATGTATTTTATGATGTTCAGGATTTAATAAAATTCGTGTTTTTTGCAGAAAACGTAGAAATTTATTAGGATTTTTACTATGCGCCCATTTATGAATTTGATTTGTAAATAAAACAAAAAAAGTCATAAAAAAAACAACGTAAACAATAAAAGATGTTACTTTAAAATTATTGCCAATATTTAAAAAAAGACAAACAAACAAAACAGGTGTTCCGGCTAAAGCACAAGCTGCATTTGTTTCAACAAAATCATGTCGAGTAATAGCAAGTTCATCGACGTGGTGTTCGCGAAAAGGACGAATTAGAGCAGGTCCTAAAAGAGGAATATCTACAGACCCCCAAGTATCACCAGCCCAATGAACAACTCCCCCTAAAAAATCACTTAAAACCCAACCCAAGATGAGTGCAGGAATAGATAAGAACCATAAATCAGAAAATGAAAATATGATTCTCCAAATAATAATAGCTGAAAAGGTAAAAAATAAAAAAAGACCTAAATATTCAATAAAACGAAACCATTTAGGATAGCCATTTGCAAGTTCTTCATGATTTCTTTGCACAATATCAGATGAAGCGGTCTTTCTCTCATCTTCCATAATAAACACTCCATTTTTAGAAACTAAAAACACAAGATCCCATTATGTTATCATAATTTAAAATTTTTTAAAATAGAGTCGAAAATTTATAAAAACGGCAATAATTTATCTTTAATCTCTGTTTTTTATAATATCTTTTAAAACGGCAAAAACTTCATCAACATGGTTAGCTACTTTTACTTTTCGCCATTCGGCAATAATAAGCCCCTCAGGGTTGATTAAAAAAGTGGAACGTTCAATTCCCATATACTTTTTTCCATACATGCTTTTTTCTTTCCATACTCCAAATGATTCGCAGAGCTTTCCTTCTTCATCGGATAATAGCAAAAAACTCAAACCTTCTTTTTTCATAAATTTTTGGTGACTTAAACAAGAATCTTTACTAACTCCAATTACATTGCAATTAAGAGAATTAAATAATTTTAATTTTTTTTGAAAATCATTAGCTTCAATTGTGCATCCAGAAGTCATGTCTTTCGGATAAAAATAAATGATATTCCAATTACCTAAAATATCTTCATTTGTTACCTTATTAGACTCTGCATCTAAAACAGAAAATTTTTTAACCTTAATTGGCTTTAATAAAATTGGTGAAATTACTTTTTTCGCTACGGGCATTTTATTTACCTCTAAAACAAAGGAGCCTCAACTTCTCGTTTTTCAATTTGATGTGTATTTTTTCTATGATCTGCTGTTGCTAATGCAACAGGGGAAAGATCTAAATAAGGCTGTAAATTAGGATTAAGACCCAATTGTATACTTTCAAAATCTAGGGTCGCAGTACCAGAGTTAACAACAGCAATTGGCAATTCAAATGCGTCTGCAAATAACTTTTCAAATTCTAAAACAACAGAAGATGAAGCGGATGTTAACCAAATTTGATTTGATTTTAAATTCCATAAAATTTCAGTTAGCTTCACAGATGGTAAAGTATTTTTTAAAAGTTCCTCTTTTAGTCTATCTTTAACCGATTCGCGAATTTTTTTTCCCACTTTTTTAATTGAGCCTTGTGCATCTTCTTTTTCGTGCCCTAAAGCATCAAGAGCGGCTCGTAATTGTAATTTCATATAAGTCGCAGGAATTTTTTTCTTATCGGAACGCATTCCAAATAAAAATACGTTTTCATAAATCAAGGAATGAGGATTGTCTATTTTTGCTTCACCTGTAAATGGATGACAAAAACCAGATGCTTCTTCCCTTGTATCATCAAGATCTATTGGAGAAATGAAAGCTTTTTGCACACGCTCTAATATCCACTGAAAAGAAATATCTTTACTTGGGGATAATATTTGAAAGCGCTTAATCGCTAGAGATCCAGTTGCAATAGGCATAATCTGTCTTTCTTTTGAATAATTCTAAATTTATATCTTATCATAAATAATAAGATATCTTCTAACTTACATTTTATCAAAAAAATTACAAATAAAAAAATAAAAAAATGCTTACCATAATAAAAATTTTATTAGGATAATGAATCATTTTTATAATTTTAAAATTATGAGATATTTTTAATAAATTTTTTATTAAAAATTTTAAATTTATTTTTCATATTAATATAATTATATTTTATATAATAGATTACCAAAAAAATTATTATATATAAAATTTCTAGCATAAACTTACATTTCAATAAATTATTTATTATATATTACAAATAATTATAAGTTATAAATTATTTTTAAACTTTTCTATAATTTCACAAAATAAAATTTGATTTTTAATTGCATATAAAATAAACGTAAGAAACATTCAAAGGACTGAATGGGAATCTAAACATGGAGGTTTTTTTTTATGAAAAAGATCAATTATTTTAATATTAACAATTCGTTATTTAGTAAAATTGGATTTGTTGTTTTATCTGGTTTTCATATAATAACTTCAGCACAACAAAATAATTCTCATAATTATGATTTTGATAAATCAGTACAATCATGTAATGAAAATATCGGTAATATTAAAAATATAAATGATTTATTTAGTAATTTAGAACTTTTAGATTTAAAATGCTTTAATAAAGTTTCTAATTTTAATCCAAGCTTAGTTGAAGGATATCTCAATCAAGAGAATATGCTCAAAATAGCCCAAAAAGCAAAAGAATTATTAGAAAATCGTTATAGCACCATAAAAAATTCAATCCATGAAATAAGTATACAAAAACAAGTTTTAGAACAGAAACAAAGAGACCAGCTTTTAAAATTAGTAAGTATTCTTAATACAGCTTATTATTTACAATCTCTAAATAAAAATTTTGTTTCTAATCCACAAAACGAGAAGCAACTAAAAGAATTAATTGCTACAATCACTCATACATATGCAATTTTAATTCATTATCAAAAAATATATGAGCTTAAAGAAGAAGAGAAAAAATCAAAAGTACTTTCTGAAGAAGAGAAAAACTTAATTAAGTTAAATAATGAGTTTAAAAAATTATCTAAAGAAGTTTTTGGATTAATTGGTTCAGCAAAATCCTACGAAGAATCTTTAAATTTAATAGATTATGTTACAAGAAATTCTCGCTATATTACAGAAAATAATACTCTTCTAATATACTCAATTTTACCAATTCAACTTGCATTATCCGCTTCACACGATGCAAACGGAATTTATTTTAAATCTGAAGAAAATATAAATAATTTTAAGAATATTATTATTAATATTCAAAATATTTTAAAAAATGATAAAGGAATCATTAATGATTCCTTTTATGAAAATTATATTTTAGAAATTGGCAAATTTTTAAGATATAAAAGTGTTAAAGATGGAATTATTGAGACCCTTAGAGAAGTAATTAAAAAAACAACTGGTGGCGATTTAAATGATCCCAAAAACAAACCATCTACCTTTTGGCTAGAAGCAACTTCTGCATTAGAATATTATGAAATTTTAAATAGAGACACTTGTAAAACGTTTACTGATGCAAATGGAGCGGACGCTTGTAAAGTAAAATCCAAATTAAGCAAATCTTTATTCAAAAATAGATATATTTACGATGAAGGTAGTATTGTCATTTACACTTCTTTAAACAAAGATGAGGCAAATAAAATTTATTTTTCAATGAAACAAGTTGAAAATCAATATAAAAATGCTTTACAATTATTTGAACCCATTAAAAATGATAGAAATAATAGGCTATATGTTTATATTTATCCGACAAAAAAAGACTATCTTGATTATAAACCATACATAAGCGATCTTGATAAAGAAGAAGACGGTGGTGTTTATATAGATAGCAGGGGAGCGTTTTATACCTTTGCTGGGAATCAATTTTTAGAAGATTATGTAAAACATGAATATATTCACTATTTGAATAGTAGATATTTATATAAAAATTTTGCAAATGAAACAAATCAACTAAATCCTTGGAAACATATGGATTGGTTTATCGAAGGTTCTGCAGATTTTTTTGCTGGTAGTAAAAAAACTGGAATTGGAATTTCTGAGTTAAGATATAATTCTTTTGTAACTCATAAAAAAGTGATTCCTATTTATGAAATATTAGATTCAAAATATGAATCAGAATATTCTGATAGATTTTATTTTACTCATTTTCTATTTAATAAACATAGAAATATTTTTGATAATTTCATAAATTTTATTAAGAATAATGATACAAATAAATTTATAAATTTAATTCATGAATTATCAAGAAATGAAAAATTAAATTTAGAGTTTCAAAATTATGTAAATAATTTAAACTTTAAAACTGGCGATATTGCAAAAATAAACAACAATATTAGTGATTTTTTTGAAGATATAACTACGTTTAAAGAAAGCTTTCAATCTATTGATCAAAACAGCAAATGTGAACTTTTAGCAAGTAGCATAAATTCTGATAGTAAAAAAATAAATCAAAGTGCTCGTGTATCTTGCTCTATTAAAATAAATCTATCAGAAAAAAATAAATTAAATAAAATGCTAGAAATTCCTAAACACAGTCAAACAAACTGTTTATATGATAAAACAAATACAATGTTTATCTGCGAAGGGTCTGTAAAATTAGCAAATTTTTCTGATTTATCAAGCTCTCTTAAAACAAAAATTCAAAACCTTGAATCAGAACAATTTGATAGAACTTTCCCAATATATAATGAGAATTTTTTCTTTTTTAAAGGTGATATTTACTCTTCTACCCTTGCAAAAGGTAATAGAGACGAGGGTTGGTATTATGAATATGTTTTAAGAGATCAAAACACTTCGTTTGAAGTCGATCCCGATGGTGAATACTCATTTCGCAATAAAGAAAACTATGAAAAAGTTACAAAATCTGTAATCATTAATGGTAAAGAAGTTGAATTGACCTTTTTCAAATTTAAAGATTTCGATAAAAGAATTTTTGCTAATAAAGTGCCTACAAGAAAAGTAGAACAAAATAATGGCAGTTTTTATTTAATTTCTGATATTAGCTTATACAGAAATGAGGGAAGCATTGAAAATACAACCGATGGCTTTAGAGTTTTTGATGATAAATTTAGATACGATGAAGTTAATGATTATGACTTTAAAGTAATAAAACAGCCAATAGGTTCTATAGTAGAAATCAACAATCGTTATATGCTTCGCTATATAAATGAAAATCCTAAAGATAATGATTCAATCACTATTTCAGTAATAAGACATAATGAAAAAAAAGGTGAAATTACATTACCAATAGACAATAGTTTTAACAGTGATTATTTTGAAGATATTAAAAATGAAGAAATAATTATTGATGAAACAATTAATTATAAAGTCAAAGATAGCTATCTTGATAATTATCTTTATAATAATATGAATAAAGAAACATTTATGCCAGGAGCTAAATACAATTTTACAATACTTAAAGATTTAAAATGCAATATATCAGATTTAAGAGATGACGGTCATTTTAGATTCATCAAAAAACAAGGTTGTAATGATAAAACAGATGAAGCTATTGTAACTGTAACAAAGGTAACAAACAAAGGATTGTTTAAAGTTAGAACTGTGAAAGTCATTTTCTCTATTGATTAAGCCAGTTTTTAGATAAGAAGTTAAACAAAGTTTTAACTCGATTGTTTTGAAGTTTACCAGTTGGAGTTAATAACCAAACACTCCCATAGTCTTCCAACTGGTCTTCTAAATGAATTTCTATCAATTCCTTAGATAATAAATATTTTTTAAGGTCCCAATAAGAACGTATTGCTATTGCTTGCCCCTCAATTGCGTATTGATTTAAAACATTGGATTGATTTGAAATCAGACTTCGCTTTTCAGAATACTCGCCTAATTTTATTTTACTTTTTTTAAATAATATTTTCTCATGTATTTCAAGAAAAACCAAATTATGTTTCTTTAATTCTGTTAAGGTTTGAGGAGTTCCAAATTTATTTAAATATGATGGTGTTGCACAAAAAATTAATTTATTTGCACCCAATTTTTTTCCATGAAGAGATGTCGATTCTAAATTTCCAATTCTGATTGCTAAATCAATATTATTTTCAATTAAATCCAAATAACTATCTGTAACTGTTAGTTCAATTTTGATTTTTGGATAGAGTGATAAAAATTTTGTGATTTGTTCGCTAACAAAACTTGTAGCTATTGCAGTTGAACAAGTTAAGTGTATTTTACCCTGCATTTCTTGCGATTGATTTAAAGAAGATTCAAACTCTTTCAAAGAATCTATTAGTTTTTGAGCATATTGAAATAAAATTAGAGCATCTTGAGTGGGCGTTACATTTCTTGTACTTCTAATAAATAATGGAAACCCAACTTTTTCTTCTAAATTATTAATTTTATTAGATATAGCAGCTTTGGATATTTTTAACTTTTTAGCCGCTTCCGTAAAACTTCTTTCTTGGTAAACATATATAAATGCATAAATATCATCTAAATTACTAATTTTCATAGATTAATCCTCTATTGTCAATTATATATTAACAATGTTTTCAACTTTTAGTGTATTGATAATTATATTTCAAGTGGTATTTTTGACATACGGAAATCATAATTTTCCTACACTCTATTTTATTTAGGAGACATAAACATGTTCACATTTAAAGCTTTTTATAATGAAAATAAAAATCAAATTTCATTTAAAAAAACAGAAGAAGAATTACCAAAATTAAATTCCAAAGATTTATTAGTAAAAATAGAAGCTGTTAGCTTAAACCCAGTAGATTTTAAAGTTGCTAGTGGTTTATTAAATAAACCGAATGATCAAAAAACTTTAGGTTGGGATGCATCGGGAATTGTTGTTAAAGTTGGTAGTGAAGTGAAAAACTTCAAAATTGGAGATCATGTATATTATGCTGGAGCAATCGATCGTCCCGGTTCAAATTCTGAATATCAAGTAGTAGATGAAAGAATTGTAGGTCAAAAACCAAAAAGTTTAACATTTAAAGAAGCAGCTGCTCTACCTTTGACAGCAATAACAGCATATGAAGCTTTGTTTACACAACTACAAATTTCAAAAAACATTTCTGACAAACCAAAAAAAGTTTTACTTGTAGGTGCCGCTGGCGGTGTTGGATCTATTGCTATCCAACTTTTAAAATCATTAACTTCTTCTATCGTTATTGCTACAGCGTCTCGCAAAGAATCTGAAGATTGGGTAAAATCTTTAGGTGCAGATTATGTGATCAATCATAATAATGACTTTTTAAAGGAGTTAAATCGAATTGGTTTTCAAGATGTGGACTATATATTTTGTATAAATGGGCTTGAATCTCACTTTGAAAACATGGCAAATTCAATCAAAACATTTGGAAAAATTGTAACAATAGATGATCCTGTAAATCCATTGAATATGATGTTACTAAAAATGAAAAGCGTTTCTTTTTCATGGGAATTTATGTTTACTCATTCTTTATATCAAACGGAAGACATGATTTCACAACATAAATTATTGAATGAGGTTTCTCAACTAGTAGATTTAAATAAAATAAAAACTACTATAGGTTTAGATTTAGGAATAATGAATGAAGTAAATTTAGAAAAATCACATGAACTTTTAAAAACACAAAAAACAATTGGAAAGATTGTTTTAGGAGTAAATGAGTAAACTATTTAATCTTCAACAGAGTTTGAAACTGGTTTTTCCGGTACAGTTGCTTCTACAGGATTAACAGGCTCTGTTGGTTTTGTAACAGAATCATCTATTGGTGTAGGTTGCTCTACCGGTGTTTCTTTAACCGAATTTAACTCTTTTTCATCCGCAGGAGGAGGTGGAGTTAAAACTGGTTCTTGTTTAATGAAAGATTCTTCAATATTTACTGGAAAAGTTTTTGTTGAATCCCAAGTCCCACTTTGTAAGTTTAAAGCTGAAATTTTAATATACCACTTACCTTGTCCAATGTTTTGAACAGGAAAAGAATTTTTAACCGTACTGAATACTTTAACTCTATTTAAAAAATCATTATCTGTTGCTACTTCAATTCTATAAAAAGAAACCTTTCCTGTTGATGTCCAGCTTAAGGTGTCTTTTAGTTTCATTTTATCTGGAATTTCAGCTCTAATACCAGTTGATTCTGGAGGATTAATCTTAATTTTGTGAACTTCTTTTCCATCTTCTTTCCAATAAACATCTCCAGGTGGTGGTATAGATATTCTATATTTACCTGTTACATTAGAATTTCCATTTAGATAAATT encodes the following:
- a CDS encoding fatty acid desaturase family protein; the encoded protein is MEDERKTASSDIVQRNHEELANGYPKWFRFIEYLGLFLFFTFSAIIIWRIIFSFSDLWFLSIPALILGWVLSDFLGGVVHWAGDTWGSVDIPLLGPALIRPFREHHVDELAITRHDFVETNAACALAGTPVLFVCLFLNIGNNFKVTSFIVYVVFFMTFFVLFTNQIHKWAHSKNPNKFLRFLQKTRILLNPEHHKIHHTVPFNKYYCITTGWMNPVLTYFQFFPILERLIIKYTKALPRREDIGEKAAEKLI
- a CDS encoding peroxiredoxin — encoded protein: MPVAKKVISPILLKPIKVKKFSVLDAESNKVTNEDILGNWNIIYFYPKDMTSGCTIEANDFQKKLKLFNSLNCNVIGVSKDSCLSHQKFMKKEGLSFLLLSDEEGKLCESFGVWKEKSMYGKKYMGIERSTFLINPEGLIIAEWRKVKVANHVDEVFAVLKDIIKNRD
- the rdgC gene encoding recombination-associated protein RdgC translates to MPIATGSLAIKRFQILSPSKDISFQWILERVQKAFISPIDLDDTREEASGFCHPFTGEAKIDNPHSLIYENVFLFGMRSDKKKIPATYMKLQLRAALDALGHEKEDAQGSIKKVGKKIRESVKDRLKEELLKNTLPSVKLTEILWNLKSNQIWLTSASSSVVLEFEKLFADAFELPIAVVNSGTATLDFESIQLGLNPNLQPYLDLSPVALATADHRKNTHQIEKREVEAPLF
- a CDS encoding collagenase, which encodes MKKINYFNINNSLFSKIGFVVLSGFHIITSAQQNNSHNYDFDKSVQSCNENIGNIKNINDLFSNLELLDLKCFNKVSNFNPSLVEGYLNQENMLKIAQKAKELLENRYSTIKNSIHEISIQKQVLEQKQRDQLLKLVSILNTAYYLQSLNKNFVSNPQNEKQLKELIATITHTYAILIHYQKIYELKEEEKKSKVLSEEEKNLIKLNNEFKKLSKEVFGLIGSAKSYEESLNLIDYVTRNSRYITENNTLLIYSILPIQLALSASHDANGIYFKSEENINNFKNIIINIQNILKNDKGIINDSFYENYILEIGKFLRYKSVKDGIIETLREVIKKTTGGDLNDPKNKPSTFWLEATSALEYYEILNRDTCKTFTDANGADACKVKSKLSKSLFKNRYIYDEGSIVIYTSLNKDEANKIYFSMKQVENQYKNALQLFEPIKNDRNNRLYVYIYPTKKDYLDYKPYISDLDKEEDGGVYIDSRGAFYTFAGNQFLEDYVKHEYIHYLNSRYLYKNFANETNQLNPWKHMDWFIEGSADFFAGSKKTGIGISELRYNSFVTHKKVIPIYEILDSKYESEYSDRFYFTHFLFNKHRNIFDNFINFIKNNDTNKFINLIHELSRNEKLNLEFQNYVNNLNFKTGDIAKINNNISDFFEDITTFKESFQSIDQNSKCELLASSINSDSKKINQSARVSCSIKINLSEKNKLNKMLEIPKHSQTNCLYDKTNTMFICEGSVKLANFSDLSSSLKTKIQNLESEQFDRTFPIYNENFFFFKGDIYSSTLAKGNRDEGWYYEYVLRDQNTSFEVDPDGEYSFRNKENYEKVTKSVIINGKEVELTFFKFKDFDKRIFANKVPTRKVEQNNGSFYLISDISLYRNEGSIENTTDGFRVFDDKFRYDEVNDYDFKVIKQPIGSIVEINNRYMLRYINENPKDNDSITISVIRHNEKKGEITLPIDNSFNSDYFEDIKNEEIIIDETINYKVKDSYLDNYLYNNMNKETFMPGAKYNFTILKDLKCNISDLRDDGHFRFIKKQGCNDKTDEAIVTVTKVTNKGLFKVRTVKVIFSID
- a CDS encoding LysR family transcriptional regulator, whose amino-acid sequence is MKISNLDDIYAFIYVYQERSFTEAAKKLKISKAAISNKINNLEEKVGFPLFIRSTRNVTPTQDALILFQYAQKLIDSLKEFESSLNQSQEMQGKIHLTCSTAIATSFVSEQITKFLSLYPKIKIELTVTDSYLDLIENNIDLAIRIGNLESTSLHGKKLGANKLIFCATPSYLNKFGTPQTLTELKKHNLVFLEIHEKILFKKSKIKLGEYSEKRSLISNQSNVLNQYAIEGQAIAIRSYWDLKKYLLSKELIEIHLEDQLEDYGSVWLLTPTGKLQNNRVKTLFNFLSKNWLNQ
- a CDS encoding zinc-binding alcohol dehydrogenase family protein, giving the protein MFTFKAFYNENKNQISFKKTEEELPKLNSKDLLVKIEAVSLNPVDFKVASGLLNKPNDQKTLGWDASGIVVKVGSEVKNFKIGDHVYYAGAIDRPGSNSEYQVVDERIVGQKPKSLTFKEAAALPLTAITAYEALFTQLQISKNISDKPKKVLLVGAAGGVGSIAIQLLKSLTSSIVIATASRKESEDWVKSLGADYVINHNNDFLKELNRIGFQDVDYIFCINGLESHFENMANSIKTFGKIVTIDDPVNPLNMMLLKMKSVSFSWEFMFTHSLYQTEDMISQHKLLNEVSQLVDLNKIKTTIGLDLGIMNEVNLEKSHELLKTQKTIGKIVLGVNE